The nucleotide window GCCCTTCCCCTGGGCGGGGGCGTGCTCATAGCCTACAACTCCTACCACGACGTCTCCTTCGAGGATTCCCGGTGGGGCAGGTTCACCCACCTTGTTGCGGGGCCAAGCGTTCTCCTCTACATCTCCCCTCCCACGGTAAGGATCGTCGGGGCGTTCGGTGCAAGGGTCACGAGCATCGAAAAGTTAGGAGGCAAACTGCTCATAGCGACCAACACCGCCCCCAACACGGGCGCGAGGGAGGCGACTCCCTTCGATACCGGGACGAGGGATCTTGTTCTTCTCGACGAGGGCATAATTAGGGAACGCTCCCCGCCGGTCAGCTTTCTGCTCCCAACCCTTGGAGAACGGCCATTGGGCGGAATCCCCCTCGACGGCTATCGCGAGCCGAGAATGATCCTGCACCTGGGACGGAGCAACAGGATAAGGGTACTTGAATACGACCTCTCCCTTCCACCCTCCGCCGCCGTTGAGGAGACCTTCGAGCTGGAACCCGGCAGGAACGTCATCGATCTGAGTGCCTTCAGCGGGATCGTGAGCTTTGAGCTTGAGAAAAGTGACGAGAAAGGAAGAATAAAGATAGACCTGCGCTAGGCCTTTGCGTTTTTCATCACGTTGTTCCAGCTCATGCTCCTCTCGATGAGCTCGGCGACCGTGAGTTCCTCCCTGGACTTTACCTCGGGTTGCAGTCCCTCAAGGGCCTCGAGTATCTTGTCCTCTGAAAGAACGGAGGGATCGAAAACGACGAAACCGTTCCTGGCGTAGCCGTTGAGGAAGATCCTCCAGACTGCCTCCTCCTTCTCCAGCTCGTACTGCTTTACGGTTGCTCTCTCCCAGTCGATATCACCGAACCTCAGGTTGAGCCTCACGAGCTTCTTGTTGAGTACGGCCTCGCTCATGCTCACACCTCCTTAACCCCGAAGTAGTCCTCTATGTCGATGTAGGTCTTCCGGTAGAGCTCGCTGTTCCTCATCTTCTCGACGAACTCCCTGCTCCTGAAGTACTTGTCCTTCTTGTACTCCCAGTCAGGATGGAGCTTTTTCCACTCCTCCCACGTGTAGCTGAACTGGGCCTGCACCTTGTCGCGGTAGAGCTCGGGGATCACGTTGAAGGTACAGAACGGGACGATCCTGCCGTCGGGCATCGCGTAGTGAATTACACAGCGCTCAACGCGCTCGACGTCGTAGTTGTACTCGTCCATGAAGTGCATCATTCCAAGGAAGAGGGCGTTCTCGTGGAACTTTCCGAGGGCGTCGTAGTTGCCGTGCATGAAGGCGTTCTTTATGAGCTCGAGAACGCTCAGACCCTTGGGGGCGTACCTCTCATCGTAGAAGCTCTTGAATTTGATGAATATCTCGGCACCGAGCTTGAGCTTCTGGAGCTTGCCTAGGTGCTTCCACTGCTCTATCTCCTCCGCCTTGCTCTCGAGGTATTCCACGAAGCCCTCGACGTCGAGGAACCTGCTTATCGGAACAACTTTCTTGTTTTCGCGGTCGAGGAAGACGTAGGTAGCTGCCCCACAGGAGAAGTGGCTGGTCATGTAGTAGCGTGAGCCCGAGAAGACCTCGAAAAAGCGCGCTATATGCCCTGCTATTGGAATCGGGTACCAGTCGTCCCTCGTTATGACGCCGTTGGTCTGCTCCTCTATGCGCTTTATCGCTCCAGGAATCGTTATCCTGAACCTCTGGCGCTCCTTCTTCGGAACCCTGCCGACCTGGGAGAGCGGCTGGAAGTTAACACCCCTGACTATGTCGAGGTGGTTGAGGCCGAAGTTGATTATAGCCCCAAGCTCGTGGTCGTTGACGTTCCTGATCGTTGTCGGCACGAGGACTATTCCCGGCCCTCCGGCCTTCCTCACGTTCTCGAAGATGAGCGGGATCTCCCAGTGGTTCTTCCAGTTGGTCTGGGGTGTCATTCCGTCGTAGCTCAGGTAGAGGGTGTTGGTTCCGGCCTCGCGGATCTTCTTCACGAGCTCGGGCTCGAAAGCGAGCTTTATTCCGTCGGTGTTGAGCTGTATGTGGTCGTAGCCTTCCTCCTTCGCGATCTTGATTATCTCGATCAGGTCGTCGCGGAGCGTTGGCTCTCCTCCGGTGAACTGGACGGCGTTGGCACCGATTGGGTACTCCTTCTTCGCGTTGCGGAGCATCATTCTAATCTGCTCCAGCGTTGGCTCGTATATCGGCTGGCCTTCTTTGGCGTAGAAGAAGCAGTACCAGCAGCTCAAATTACAGCGGTTCGTCAGGACTATGTTGAGCAGGCTCGTGTGTGAGCGGTGCCTCGGACAAAGGCCGCAG belongs to Thermococcus sp. AM4 and includes:
- a CDS encoding DUF3213 domain-containing protein, producing MSEAVLNKKLVRLNLRFGDIDWERATVKQYELEKEEAVWRIFLNGYARNGFVVFDPSVLSEDKILEALEGLQPEVKSREELTVAELIERSMSWNNVMKNAKA
- the tes gene encoding tetraether lipid synthase Tes, which translates into the protein MAESLGEIPSGEKEFAESTKRIRDIVEFPEISEDEFYELLKTASRGYGGDLPHRTYSLCPETRRIVPALVWEKDGKVWITKKCPEGMITDLYYEDVEMYYRFKVWRWEEKELFSTNVENSGVNCPLDCGLCPRHRSHTSLLNIVLTNRCNLSCWYCFFYAKEGQPIYEPTLEQIRMMLRNAKKEYPIGANAVQFTGGEPTLRDDLIEIIKIAKEEGYDHIQLNTDGIKLAFEPELVKKIREAGTNTLYLSYDGMTPQTNWKNHWEIPLIFENVRKAGGPGIVLVPTTIRNVNDHELGAIINFGLNHLDIVRGVNFQPLSQVGRVPKKERQRFRITIPGAIKRIEEQTNGVITRDDWYPIPIAGHIARFFEVFSGSRYYMTSHFSCGAATYVFLDRENKKVVPISRFLDVEGFVEYLESKAEEIEQWKHLGKLQKLKLGAEIFIKFKSFYDERYAPKGLSVLELIKNAFMHGNYDALGKFHENALFLGMMHFMDEYNYDVERVERCVIHYAMPDGRIVPFCTFNVIPELYRDKVQAQFSYTWEEWKKLHPDWEYKKDKYFRSREFVEKMRNSELYRKTYIDIEDYFGVKEV